The following proteins are encoded in a genomic region of Spirosoma sp. SC4-14:
- a CDS encoding AraC family transcriptional regulator yields MKALFEKLPFGEQSSVLVRRFRLPYFDAPWHYHPEYELTYIVEGYGRRFVGDHVESFQAGDLILLGPDLPHFWRSDDEYYREDSTRQVQSIVIQFTGEFAQQGLAKVPEATLIRQLLERSRYGLRFAQPISRQVLTKLEELPEKTGLLQLLGLLEILDLLVADRNAALLASEGYQLAPGASETERMKRVLEYTLSNFRTEIRMEQIASVAGMAPAAFCRYFKKRTRKSFVEYLNELRISHARKLLAELDLSISQVCLECGFNNNSHFHRQFKLYTGVTPLQYQVMSKQK; encoded by the coding sequence ATGAAGGCTTTATTTGAGAAATTACCATTTGGAGAGCAAAGTTCTGTGCTCGTCAGGCGGTTTCGGTTGCCTTATTTCGATGCGCCCTGGCATTATCATCCTGAATATGAGCTGACTTATATCGTCGAAGGCTACGGCCGGCGGTTTGTAGGTGACCATGTCGAATCCTTTCAGGCCGGTGATCTGATATTACTTGGGCCAGATTTGCCGCATTTCTGGCGAAGCGACGACGAATATTATCGGGAAGACTCCACTCGGCAAGTTCAGTCTATTGTTATACAGTTTACGGGTGAGTTTGCTCAACAGGGGCTGGCGAAAGTTCCGGAAGCGACGCTGATCCGCCAGTTGCTCGAACGTTCGCGTTATGGTTTACGGTTTGCGCAACCTATTAGTCGGCAGGTGTTAACAAAGCTGGAGGAGTTGCCCGAAAAAACAGGATTGTTACAACTGTTGGGTTTGTTAGAAATTCTGGATCTACTGGTAGCAGACCGCAATGCTGCCCTGTTAGCTAGCGAAGGGTATCAACTAGCTCCAGGGGCATCGGAAACCGAGCGAATGAAACGAGTGCTGGAGTACACGCTGAGCAATTTTCGGACGGAGATTCGAATGGAGCAGATTGCCTCGGTAGCGGGTATGGCTCCGGCGGCCTTTTGTCGTTATTTTAAGAAACGGACCCGAAAGTCGTTTGTAGAATATTTAAACGAACTCCGAATCAGTCATGCCCGGAAATTACTGGCCGAGCTGGATTTAAGTATTAGTCAGGTTTGTCTGGAGTGCGGTTTTAATAATAATTCACACTTTCATCGGCAGTTTAAACTTTATACGGGAGTTACACCACTTCAGTATCAGGTTATGTCGAAACAGAAGTAA
- a CDS encoding phytanoyl-CoA dioxygenase family protein — translation MEATINKEQLRQELDTPYEVSQSAIAFYQQNGYIKLKHVLSPATLNYYGEIITDQVFRLNTLIKPMDERTTYERAFLQIMNLWLEDEEAKEFVFSKRLAKIATDLMGVEGVRLYHDQALYKEPSGGITPWHADQFYWPLASPKTVTVWIPLQDTPMEMGPLAFAEGSQHVEIGRGIEISDESEQLLADELQKQNFSVHDTPFELGEVSYHAGWTFHRAGPNTSDRPRKVMTMIYMDKDQIIAQPRNPYQVADHAKWLNNVAVGSHPQDELNPVLFSY, via the coding sequence ATGGAGGCTACGATCAATAAAGAGCAGCTACGGCAGGAGCTCGATACACCGTATGAAGTTAGTCAGTCAGCTATTGCCTTTTACCAGCAGAACGGTTATATCAAGCTCAAACACGTTCTGAGTCCGGCAACTTTGAACTATTATGGCGAGATTATTACCGATCAGGTTTTTCGGCTTAATACGCTCATTAAGCCAATGGACGAACGGACCACATACGAGCGGGCTTTTCTGCAAATTATGAATCTGTGGCTGGAAGATGAAGAAGCCAAAGAGTTTGTGTTCTCGAAACGACTGGCTAAAATTGCCACCGACCTGATGGGTGTCGAAGGCGTCCGGCTCTACCATGATCAGGCTCTGTATAAAGAACCATCGGGCGGCATTACACCCTGGCATGCCGACCAGTTCTACTGGCCCCTGGCTTCGCCGAAAACCGTTACGGTCTGGATTCCGCTACAGGACACACCGATGGAAATGGGGCCACTGGCTTTTGCCGAAGGAAGTCAGCATGTAGAAATCGGGCGTGGTATTGAAATCAGTGATGAAAGCGAACAACTCCTGGCCGATGAACTACAGAAACAGAATTTTTCAGTTCACGATACGCCGTTCGAACTTGGCGAAGTGAGCTACCACGCCGGCTGGACGTTCCACCGCGCTGGTCCAAACACATCTGATCGGCCACGGAAGGTAATGACCATGATTTATATGGATAAAGATCAGATCATTGCTCAGCCCCGCAATCCGTATCAGGTAGCCGATCATGCCAAATGGCTCAACAACGTTGCGGTAGGCAGCCACCCTCAGGATGAGCTAAATCCGGTGTTATTCAGCTATTAA
- the tatC gene encoding twin-arginine translocase subunit TatC produces MPLDQMTDEEIEADGKEMSFLDHLEELRWHIIRAVGSIFVFAIIAFIFIEEIFDVVIMGPKNPDFWTYRMMCKLADKTGYADLCVKKLNFELQSLGVSDQFTMAMTSSAIIGLCFAFPYAFWELWRFIKPGLRSVEKQAARGAVFYVSILFLMGLLFGYFIVSPLAINFLANFQITPEIKNQFDITSYIGILVTLSLGCALIFQMPMVAYVLSKVGVLTPKFMREYRRHAWIVILVVAGIITPSPDIYSQVLVALPLTLLYEVSIIVSGRIERNRLKEEQELAKS; encoded by the coding sequence ATGCCACTAGATCAAATGACCGATGAGGAGATCGAAGCCGATGGCAAGGAGATGTCCTTTCTTGACCATCTGGAAGAGCTTCGCTGGCACATAATTCGGGCCGTTGGCTCCATTTTTGTGTTTGCCATCATTGCCTTTATTTTCATCGAAGAAATTTTTGATGTCGTCATTATGGGGCCTAAAAACCCTGACTTCTGGACATATCGAATGATGTGTAAACTGGCAGACAAAACCGGTTATGCCGATTTATGCGTGAAGAAACTTAATTTTGAGTTGCAATCGCTGGGTGTGTCAGATCAGTTTACGATGGCCATGACATCATCGGCTATTATTGGCCTTTGCTTTGCATTTCCATATGCCTTCTGGGAGTTGTGGCGGTTCATTAAACCCGGTCTGCGATCGGTCGAAAAGCAGGCTGCCCGGGGAGCCGTATTTTATGTGTCGATCCTGTTTTTAATGGGGCTTCTTTTTGGCTATTTTATCGTATCTCCGCTGGCAATCAATTTTCTGGCAAACTTTCAAATCACTCCAGAGATCAAAAACCAATTTGATATAACCTCCTACATTGGGATACTGGTAACGCTTTCGTTAGGGTGTGCCTTAATCTTTCAGATGCCGATGGTAGCCTATGTACTGTCGAAAGTAGGCGTTTTAACACCAAAATTTATGCGTGAATATCGCAGACACGCCTGGATTGTGATTTTGGTGGTTGCCGGGATCATCACACCATCACCCGATATTTATAGCCAGGTGCTGGTAGCGCTGCCATTAACACTACTTTAT
- the folK gene encoding 2-amino-4-hydroxy-6-hydroxymethyldihydropteridine diphosphokinase: MKTFLLLGANLGNRIQTLQRAVGLIAERVGSVTQQSSWYETAPWGVTDQPAYVNQVIAVETDLKPDALLEQTQAIEQQLGRVRFEKWGARLIDIDILYYDQEIVLTKSLTIPHPYLHQRRFTLVPLAEIAPNFEHPVLQKTSRELLAVCEDESEVVIFNF, from the coding sequence TTGAAAACATTCCTTCTTCTTGGTGCTAACCTTGGCAACCGTATTCAAACACTACAACGAGCCGTAGGCTTAATTGCTGAACGGGTAGGTTCCGTTACTCAGCAATCGAGTTGGTATGAAACAGCCCCCTGGGGTGTTACAGATCAGCCTGCCTATGTGAATCAGGTAATTGCTGTTGAAACCGATTTGAAGCCGGACGCCCTGCTCGAACAGACGCAGGCTATTGAGCAGCAATTAGGCCGGGTGCGGTTCGAAAAGTGGGGGGCGCGGTTAATTGATATTGATATTCTGTATTACGACCAGGAAATTGTACTGACTAAATCACTGACAATTCCTCATCCCTATTTACACCAACGGCGGTTTACCCTGGTGCCTCTGGCAGAAATTGCTCCCAATTTCGAGCATCCGGTTCTGCAAAAAACATCACGGGAGCTACTGGCAGTATGTGAAGATGAAAGCGAAGTCGTAATTTTTAATTTCTGA
- a CDS encoding pyridoxal phosphate-dependent aminotransferase, whose protein sequence is MSATLDTVSLLADRINALEESSTLGMTKKARELAAQGHKVISLSVGEPDFKTPLHICEAAKKAIDDGFHGYSPVAGYPDLRKAIADKFKRDNNIDWKPENIVVSTGAKHSLANVIQVLINPGDEVIIFSPYWVSYSEMVKLADGKAVVVDGSFENNFKVTPEQFEAAITDRTKIVMYASPNNPTGSIYSEAELRAIADVVARHENVYVLADEIYEYINFTPEGHFSIGSIPEIAERVITVNGVAKGYAMTGWRIGYIGAAKWIADGVEKLQGQVTSGTNSIAQKAAVAALNGSLEPSMEMAKAYHRRRDLVVKLLKEVPGFRTNVPEGAFYAFPDISFYFGKSDGTTAINNSDDFAMWLLNTAYVATVAGSGFGAPNCLRISTAASDEALAEAIQRIKDAVATLK, encoded by the coding sequence ATGTCTGCCACGCTTGACACCGTGAGTTTGTTAGCCGACCGCATCAACGCGCTGGAGGAATCATCCACGCTGGGGATGACCAAAAAAGCACGTGAATTGGCCGCTCAGGGCCATAAAGTTATCAGCCTGAGCGTCGGAGAGCCGGATTTTAAAACACCTCTACACATTTGCGAAGCAGCTAAGAAAGCCATCGACGATGGTTTCCACGGTTATTCGCCCGTTGCCGGTTATCCTGATCTTCGTAAAGCGATTGCTGATAAGTTCAAGCGCGATAATAATATTGACTGGAAACCTGAAAATATTGTTGTTTCAACTGGCGCCAAGCACTCGCTGGCCAACGTTATTCAGGTATTGATCAACCCCGGCGACGAAGTGATCATTTTTTCGCCGTATTGGGTTAGCTATTCCGAAATGGTCAAATTGGCCGACGGTAAAGCTGTTGTTGTCGATGGGTCGTTTGAAAATAACTTTAAAGTAACACCCGAGCAGTTCGAAGCGGCCATCACCGATCGGACCAAAATTGTGATGTATGCATCGCCCAATAACCCAACCGGCTCGATCTATTCAGAAGCCGAGCTTCGGGCTATTGCCGACGTGGTGGCTCGCCACGAAAATGTCTATGTGCTGGCCGACGAAATCTACGAATATATCAATTTTACCCCAGAAGGCCATTTTAGTATTGGTTCGATTCCGGAAATTGCCGAACGCGTAATTACAGTAAACGGAGTTGCAAAAGGCTATGCCATGACCGGCTGGCGTATTGGCTATATTGGCGCGGCTAAATGGATTGCCGATGGGGTTGAAAAACTTCAGGGGCAAGTTACATCAGGAACTAACTCAATTGCGCAGAAAGCAGCTGTAGCGGCTCTGAATGGCTCCTTAGAACCTTCTATGGAAATGGCGAAAGCATATCACCGCCGTCGCGATCTGGTTGTGAAACTGTTGAAAGAAGTCCCAGGTTTCCGTACAAATGTCCCCGAGGGTGCATTCTACGCTTTCCCCGACATCAGCTTCTATTTTGGTAAATCGGATGGAACCACGGCAATCAATAATTCCGACGACTTTGCTATGTGGTTGTTAAATACGGCTTATGTAGCAACAGTTGCCGGTTCGGGTTTTGGCGCACCAAACTGTCTCCGTATCTCAACGGCGGCCTCAGATGAGGCTCTGGCCGAAGCCATTCAGCGGATTAAGGATGCCGTTGCAACGCTGAAATAA
- the glyA gene encoding serine hydroxymethyltransferase — MTTVTTTRDTQVFDLIAKEKHRQESGIELIASENFVSPAVMEAAGSVLTNKYAEGLPGKRYYGGCEVVDQVEQIAIDRAKELFGATWANVQPHSGAQANTAVFLACLQPGDTILGFDLSHGGHLTHGSPVNISGKYFRPTFYGVEKETGVINYDVVEETAKREKPKMLICGASAYSRDWDYARLRAIADEVGALLLADVSHPAGLIAKGLLNDPLAYAHIVTTTTHKTLRGTRGGMIMMRDDFENPFGIKTLKGELRLMSSLLDSGVFPGTQGGPLEHIIAAKAVAFGEALSDDFYDYAVQVKANAQAMASAFLNRGYDIISGGTDNHLMLIDLRSKGLTGKLAENTLIKADITINKNMVPFDDKSPMVTSGIRVGTAAMTTRGLKESDMEQIVVYIDKVLMNHDNEATLATVKEEINEWMKAFPLYKS, encoded by the coding sequence ATGACTACCGTCACCACCACCCGCGATACGCAGGTATTTGACCTGATTGCCAAAGAAAAACACCGTCAGGAGTCGGGCATTGAATTAATTGCGTCTGAAAATTTTGTGTCACCTGCCGTTATGGAAGCGGCCGGGAGCGTTCTAACTAACAAATATGCCGAAGGATTACCCGGTAAGCGCTACTACGGTGGCTGTGAGGTAGTTGATCAGGTCGAACAAATTGCCATTGATCGGGCTAAAGAACTGTTTGGTGCAACCTGGGCCAATGTGCAGCCGCACTCGGGTGCTCAGGCCAATACGGCCGTATTTCTGGCCTGCCTTCAGCCGGGCGATACCATTTTGGGTTTCGACCTGTCGCACGGTGGTCACCTTACCCACGGGTCGCCAGTTAATATTTCAGGAAAATATTTCCGGCCAACGTTCTACGGTGTAGAGAAGGAAACAGGCGTTATCAACTACGATGTTGTAGAAGAAACCGCTAAGCGCGAAAAACCTAAAATGCTGATCTGCGGTGCGTCGGCCTATAGCCGCGACTGGGATTATGCCCGTTTGCGTGCCATTGCCGACGAAGTAGGCGCGCTGTTGCTGGCCGACGTGTCGCACCCGGCCGGACTGATTGCGAAAGGGTTGCTGAACGATCCGTTGGCTTACGCACATATTGTTACAACAACTACGCACAAAACCCTCCGTGGTACGCGTGGTGGTATGATTATGATGCGTGATGATTTCGAAAATCCGTTTGGTATCAAAACCCTGAAAGGCGAATTGCGGTTAATGTCGTCGCTGCTCGATTCGGGCGTATTCCCTGGTACGCAGGGCGGGCCGCTGGAGCATATTATTGCAGCCAAAGCCGTAGCATTTGGCGAAGCTCTATCCGACGATTTCTACGATTATGCCGTTCAGGTGAAAGCCAATGCGCAGGCAATGGCCAGCGCCTTCCTGAATCGTGGTTACGACATTATTTCGGGGGGTACGGATAATCACCTGATGCTGATCGATCTGCGCTCCAAAGGCCTGACCGGTAAACTGGCCGAAAATACCCTGATTAAGGCAGACATCACCATCAATAAGAATATGGTTCCGTTCGATGATAAGTCGCCGATGGTAACGTCGGGTATTCGGGTGGGAACGGCCGCCATGACAACGCGCGGACTGAAAGAATCGGACATGGAGCAAATTGTCGTATATATCGACAAGGTGCTGATGAATCATGACAACGAAGCGACCTTAGCGACCGTTAAAGAGGAAATCAACGAGTGGATGAAAGCATTTCCGCTCTATAAAAGTTAA
- a CDS encoding cytochrome c biogenesis protein CcdA — protein MKPILALVVGLLISFTTTAQIRKDPTLWSAKTDKQPAKAGDVVSVRIEVTIADGWHLYSNDLDPNIGPVPTSFKFAGSDAYSLVGKATPIGVEEVFEEVWGAKVRQFKNKAVFVQKVKLLKPMAVFAGTAEYQVCSDKDGVCLPPTEVEFSTELKAIASTPTTTTTAVATAPTTTSTATQPVPETAVAATTPAPAVTTAKATSQTEPSVADALKEPEQALDEGATASGGSLWGFMLAAFLSGLVALLTPCVFPIIPATVSFFTNQQGGQWKAFLYGGFIIGIYVIVGTVVSRINGPAFANFVSTHWLPNVLFFAIFFVFGLSFLGLFEIVLPNSLINQADARSEKGGIAGIFFMAFTLVLVSFSCTGPIVGSLLVASAGGEVIKPILGMAAFSSAFAVPFTLFAAFPQWLKNLPRSGGWLNSVKVVLGFLELALALKFLSVADQVYHWGLLDREVFLALWIVIFALLGFYFLGKIRLPHDSEVKHISVQKLLLAIVTFSFVVYMVPGLWGAPLKSLSGYLPPETSQDFNLYGRQSLASQSPANSLGETPKYANLFHLPHGLQGFFDYKQALAYSKKVNKPVFIDFTGHGCVNCREMEARVWSDPAVLSRLQNDFVVVALYVDDKTELPESEWYTSTYDQKVKKTIGAQNADLQITNYNNNAQPHYCLVDSNGKLLVAPKNYDRSVENFVAFLETGKAKF, from the coding sequence ATGAAACCAATACTAGCACTCGTTGTAGGGTTGCTTATCAGTTTTACTACAACGGCGCAAATTCGCAAAGATCCCACTCTCTGGTCTGCCAAAACAGACAAACAACCAGCTAAAGCTGGCGATGTTGTTAGTGTCCGTATTGAAGTGACCATTGCCGATGGCTGGCATCTCTACTCAAACGATCTTGATCCTAATATCGGACCAGTACCAACATCATTTAAATTTGCCGGTTCAGATGCCTATTCGCTTGTCGGAAAAGCAACTCCTATTGGAGTTGAAGAAGTATTTGAAGAAGTATGGGGCGCTAAAGTCCGTCAATTCAAGAATAAGGCTGTTTTTGTTCAGAAAGTGAAGTTGCTAAAACCAATGGCTGTTTTTGCTGGAACAGCCGAATATCAGGTTTGCTCTGATAAAGACGGAGTTTGCCTGCCTCCTACGGAAGTTGAGTTTTCGACGGAGCTGAAAGCCATTGCGTCAACTCCTACCACTACAACCACAGCCGTTGCTACGGCACCCACCACAACATCGACAGCAACGCAACCTGTCCCCGAAACTGCCGTTGCTGCCACAACGCCAGCCCCTGCCGTTACAACTGCCAAAGCCACCAGCCAGACCGAGCCAAGTGTTGCCGATGCACTAAAGGAGCCAGAACAGGCACTGGATGAAGGAGCCACGGCCTCTGGCGGATCACTATGGGGTTTCATGCTGGCAGCCTTTCTGTCGGGTTTGGTGGCCTTGTTAACGCCCTGCGTTTTTCCAATTATACCCGCTACGGTTAGTTTCTTCACCAATCAGCAGGGTGGTCAGTGGAAAGCGTTTCTTTACGGAGGATTCATTATTGGCATTTACGTTATTGTGGGTACGGTTGTATCACGAATCAACGGGCCCGCCTTTGCCAATTTCGTGAGTACACACTGGTTGCCCAATGTACTATTCTTTGCTATATTCTTTGTATTTGGGCTTTCGTTTCTGGGCCTGTTTGAAATTGTATTACCTAACTCGCTCATTAATCAGGCCGATGCCCGATCTGAGAAGGGCGGAATAGCAGGTATTTTCTTTATGGCATTCACGCTGGTGCTGGTGTCGTTTTCCTGCACGGGGCCAATTGTAGGGAGCCTGCTGGTAGCGTCGGCAGGTGGCGAAGTAATTAAGCCTATTTTGGGAATGGCGGCCTTTTCGTCGGCCTTTGCCGTGCCTTTCACCTTGTTTGCGGCTTTCCCGCAATGGCTCAAAAATCTGCCCCGCTCGGGTGGCTGGCTGAACTCGGTTAAGGTAGTACTGGGCTTTCTGGAACTGGCCCTGGCCCTGAAATTTCTGAGCGTTGCCGATCAGGTATACCACTGGGGTTTGCTCGACCGAGAGGTTTTTCTGGCGTTGTGGATCGTCATTTTCGCCTTGCTTGGCTTTTATTTCCTGGGAAAAATCCGGCTCCCACACGACAGTGAGGTGAAGCATATCAGTGTTCAGAAACTGCTTCTGGCCATTGTAACTTTCTCGTTCGTTGTCTATATGGTTCCCGGCTTGTGGGGTGCTCCGCTGAAATCGTTATCGGGCTATCTGCCTCCCGAAACGTCGCAGGATTTCAATTTATATGGCCGTCAGTCGCTGGCCAGCCAGAGCCCTGCCAATTCACTTGGCGAAACGCCAAAATATGCGAACCTGTTTCATTTGCCACACGGTTTGCAGGGCTTTTTCGACTATAAACAGGCACTGGCCTATTCTAAAAAAGTGAACAAACCTGTGTTTATCGATTTCACCGGTCATGGTTGTGTCAACTGTCGTGAGATGGAAGCACGGGTATGGTCTGACCCGGCGGTGTTATCGCGCCTACAGAACGACTTTGTTGTGGTGGCGCTCTACGTCGATGATAAAACCGAACTACCCGAATCGGAATGGTATACCTCCACGTATGACCAGAAGGTGAAAAAAACCATTGGTGCGCAAAATGCCGATCTGCAAATCACCAACTATAATAACAATGCTCAACCACACTATTGTCTGGTCGATAGCAATGGCAAATTGCTGGTCGCTCCTAAAAACTACGACCGCAGTGTTGAGAATTTTGTAGCTTTTCTGGAAACAGGCAAGGCCAAGTTTTAG
- a CDS encoding fatty acid desaturase, translating into MAVLTDFVRSNASEPHRIRTRQILKAHPEIKKLIGQKNPTTFWVILGCVTLMTGLSYLVRDQSWWVVIATAWFIGAFPAHTLFVCIHEAAHNLIFRKPTANMLAAIFANLPTVLPTALSFKNFHIKHHAFQGVHELDADLPDWYEARLINNYSIGKAFWLLLFPIFQAIRTIRCRELAVIDKWVALNIVVQLAFDALIVTFFGWQSLAFLLLCLFFSVGLHPLGARWIQEHYLTLDPEQETYSYYGQLNGVNLNVGFHNEHHDFPSIPWNKLPEIKKTAPEYYDTLKYHTSYVRLFFRFLFDQEISLFSRIVRKERGRVTVDDQSKPDLEFIQTQDSTPKVTA; encoded by the coding sequence ATGGCAGTATTAACAGATTTTGTCCGCTCTAATGCCTCTGAACCGCATCGTATCCGTACGCGGCAAATCCTGAAAGCCCATCCTGAAATCAAAAAGTTAATTGGTCAGAAAAACCCTACCACATTCTGGGTCATTCTGGGCTGTGTAACCCTCATGACCGGGCTCTCCTATCTGGTTCGGGATCAGTCGTGGTGGGTAGTTATAGCCACTGCGTGGTTTATTGGCGCTTTTCCGGCGCATACGCTCTTTGTCTGTATTCACGAAGCAGCACATAATTTGATATTCCGTAAGCCAACGGCTAATATGTTGGCTGCCATTTTTGCAAATCTGCCAACTGTTTTACCAACGGCTCTATCATTCAAAAACTTCCATATCAAGCACCATGCTTTTCAGGGTGTTCATGAACTGGATGCCGATTTGCCCGACTGGTATGAGGCCCGGCTTATCAATAATTATTCGATCGGCAAAGCATTCTGGCTATTACTCTTTCCGATTTTTCAGGCGATTCGTACCATTCGTTGCCGTGAGCTGGCTGTTATCGATAAATGGGTAGCCCTAAATATTGTTGTCCAACTGGCGTTCGATGCCCTGATTGTAACGTTCTTTGGTTGGCAGTCGCTGGCGTTTCTGCTGCTTTGCCTGTTTTTCTCGGTGGGTCTGCACCCGCTGGGCGCCCGCTGGATTCAGGAGCATTACTTAACACTCGATCCAGAACAGGAAACCTATAGCTATTATGGCCAGTTGAATGGCGTGAATCTGAACGTTGGTTTTCATAATGAACACCACGATTTCCCGTCTATTCCCTGGAATAAACTACCTGAGATCAAAAAAACGGCCCCTGAATACTACGACACCCTAAAATACCATACATCGTATGTTCGCTTGTTTTTCCGTTTTCTGTTCGATCAGGAAATTTCGTTGTTCTCGCGCATTGTTCGTAAAGAACGGGGGCGGGTAACGGTCGACGATCAGTCGAAGCCTGATTTAGAATTTATTCAGACGCAGGATTCTACGCCTAAGGTAACGGCCTAA